The window CAGGAAGAATATTGCCGCAAAGACCAGCGCTACTGTCCAGGGCAGGAAGTTGCGAAGGGCCGGCATGATTACGAGGTGAAGCATTCCCAGGCTATACAATAGTCCCAGTAATGCGGCCACCGCACAAAGCCTGTCGAGGTAACGGTAGGCTGCAACCGAAAATACCAGGAAGGAAAGGATACCAGTAAGGAATTGTGCCTGGGAGCTTTCAAACCCGAAGGTGATGCTGAAGAATAGCAGCAGGTAGGACAATCCCATATACAACAGCATATCATCGGCACCCGACTTGAAATGGTATTTGTTCCTGATCAGCCATTCCAGTCCTAGATAACTGAGGAGCGATAATATGAAAGGGAAAGCCTTCCCCAAGCTGTCAAACCCCATTAGCATTCCCATCAATCCAAAAGCTGCACTCACGATCACCACGGTCAGGATAGCCAGTCCGACGCGGATAAAAACGTTGGGTGTGTAGAGCCTTACGGGATACCGCAATTTGATATTGGCCGCCTCCAATGGCTTGACCAGTTCCTGCTTTACGGCATTGTCCACCATTTCCCTGACCAATAGGTTTTGGCAATCATTGACTGGATAGGCGATCATGTTGTTTCATTTTCTTGTTGAGCTTTATGAGCAAACCTGAAAGGAGTGCGGCCGAGCCCAGGTAATAGAAGAGGTTGGCATAGATCAGTCCGACATCGTTCGACAGGCTGCCCAATATTTTAGCGGACACCACATAGCTGACGCCAATGTACAGATAGAGTACGGTGACCACCAGGTAGTAGAAGGAGCCTTCGCGGAAGGCCTTGAAATAATGATAGGCGCCCAGGGCCAGCAAGCCCAACATCCACAGCAGGTAGATCCTGTCGAAGTGGAAAAGGCCCGCGAGCAGGGCGATATAACTGATATGTGTCCCAAACTGGTGATAGGTAGGGGAGAAATGGGGCTTGTATTTCCGGGTTGCCAATACGTGGGCCACCACGATCAGTGATATGCCCATGAGCGTTGCCGTTAGGATGGTCCTGTTGTCGTTCAGCTCAGTGATCCCATATGCTGTTGCCCGGTTAACCGTAATGCCCAGCCAGGCAGCCATATTTGTAATGGCCATGCTGAGTACCCCCTGGTGATCGAAATAATAGGCTGCCAGGAAGAGCAGGCACATGGGGATGAAACTGGCCAATCCCCACCGGGTGCCAAATACCTGGTACTGGTATTGCAAGTAGCCGAAGAATATGAGCAGCAGGAGGCAGCCCAGTAGCAGGAGGTAGTCAAAAAGCACACTGGGTGATTCGGTCTTTTGCCACTGAAAGGGCGGGGCATGTTTGAAACTGTAGCCAAAACAGCCCAGCGATGCCAGTCCAACCAGCCCAATGATGGCCAGGTGCCCGATGGTGTCGATATTCTTGTAGATCAGTATTCCGGTACCCCCGCTCACCAGCAGTACCCCAAGGTATAATAACAGCCGAAGTTCATTGTGGATCCTGAGCCTGGGCTGGCTGTAGAATTGCCGGACCTTCCCCATTGATTCCTCACCGACCAGCCCCTGCCGGTGCATGGATTCAAAAAAGTTTTGCGACATGTAGGTTAAGGTTATTATAAATGATTTTGTAAATATATCTTCTTTGGCCCAGCCTTGAAAGGGATTCCATACTAACAGTTGTTCGTGTTTGGGTTGGCTGTTGTACCTTTGGCCTTCAATTGAAATTGCTTGTATTATGGGGTATTCTTTGACCAATAAAGTCCGTATCATCACTGCTGCTTCCCTGTTCGATGGACATGATGCTGCGATCAATATTATGCGCCGCATCATGCAGTCAAAGGGAGCCGAGATCATCCACCTGGGCCATAACCGTTCTGTGCATGAGATCGTGGAAGCTGCCATAGAAGAAGATGCCCAGGGTATCGCCATTACGAGCTACCAGGGTGGGCATGTGGAGTTCTTCAAATACATGAAAGACCTGCTGGAAGAGAATGGCTGCGGGCATATCAAGATCTTTGGCGGCGGTGGTGGAACCATCCTGCCCGAAGAGATCAGGGAACTGCATCATTATGGCATCACCAGGATCTATAGTCCCGATGATGG is drawn from Flavihumibacter rivuli and contains these coding sequences:
- a CDS encoding DUF2157 domain-containing protein; this translates as MSQNFFESMHRQGLVGEESMGKVRQFYSQPRLRIHNELRLLLYLGVLLVSGGTGILIYKNIDTIGHLAIIGLVGLASLGCFGYSFKHAPPFQWQKTESPSVLFDYLLLLGCLLLLIFFGYLQYQYQVFGTRWGLASFIPMCLLFLAAYYFDHQGVLSMAITNMAAWLGITVNRATAYGITELNDNRTILTATLMGISLIVVAHVLATRKYKPHFSPTYHQFGTHISYIALLAGLFHFDRIYLLWMLGLLALGAYHYFKAFREGSFYYLVVTVLYLYIGVSYVVSAKILGSLSNDVGLIYANLFYYLGSAALLSGLLIKLNKKMKQHDRLSSQ
- a CDS encoding DUF1129 domain-containing protein; the protein is MIAYPVNDCQNLLVREMVDNAVKQELVKPLEAANIKLRYPVRLYTPNVFIRVGLAILTVVIVSAAFGLMGMLMGFDSLGKAFPFILSLLSYLGLEWLIRNKYHFKSGADDMLLYMGLSYLLLFFSITFGFESSQAQFLTGILSFLVFSVAAYRYLDRLCAVAALLGLLYSLGMLHLVIMPALRNFLPWTVALVFAAIFFLARKLRGSKHSLLHQDVLYWTEAAAALIAYAALHYFLVERLSLMLNTVNGANSLDEHAVLPLGCLYWAWAGIIPFLFLYFGIKQHDRLLIRLGILTLVVLPIAIRYYYQMFLPEVAMLVYGTLLIAITYFIIRYLRQHKTAFTYEPGGDQADLLQAENLLIAAGFAGTGQTAAPDTRFGGGQFGGGGAGGEY